One region of Vairimorpha necatrix chromosome 10, complete sequence genomic DNA includes:
- a CDS encoding ABC transporter: MQRETKTLQFENLYYDVPNVDPNIHGQYAEILKSLSGKIESGKLTAVLGSSGCGKTHLLRMLVGNISEKSKTYGRILYNGEERDPEEWKLKFSYVPQDDVFYPDLSIYDHMKYYMSLGEAKYCEFDERKADKILDGCAILHKKNCLVGALSGGERKRALIAISMINDPEILILDEPTTGLDSNTALKIIYTLKKYAQDHNCMVISTIHQPGASLFSYFDDLIVLVKLGVFYIGPYKQLESFLVENGISTESELSLPELLLVIISDRSKFPEAKKNKSNVENIVEKNNATCRNENTAVICNNYKTLVFKPKLYDSWKIMKYAVTTKSKYKQRSISTGSAAILGIIALFFGAIGLYNKSSSSEHLDFYDELKQCSYGEILSFSFGVVNHLYHDIVSIWYLFPQTGTCKDEQCFLLEYLNGKYTYGTYFMAILYHCLIRNFLFFFIKFCICLLIFRNILFHPIVFLVFSISTAIYIFLSTFISIFIGYNAKLFFTCLFIQSLADVIIGKDLLELEYDGFIYYLISSIPIINYRLFLRMRCFGLAEKFRNKTAICEFLNETCVKEIIKNSYEEGAANTIIYNTFGKWADFITVFCMFGSCLFLIIVLTLLYKIYRIPNMRFKLSK, from the coding sequence ATGCAAAGAGAAACCAAAACACTTCAATTTGAAAATCTTTATTACGACGTACCAAATGTCGATCCAAATATACATGGTCAATACGCTGAGATTTTGAAATCCTTATCTGGTAAAATTGAGTCTGGGAAACTTACAGCCGTACTTGGCTCTAGTGGATGTGGTAAAACTCATTTACTTAGAATGCTTGTCGGAAATATTAGtgaaaaatcaaaaacatATGGTAGAATATTATACAATGGCGAAGAAAGAGACCCAGAAGAATGGAAACTGAAGTTTTCATATGTTCCCCAAGATGATGTATTTTATCCTGACTTGTCAATTTATGATcatatgaaatattatatgtCTCTTGGTGAGGCAAAATATTGTGAATTTGACGAACGTAAAGCCGACAAGATACTTGACGGATGCGCGATATtgcacaaaaaaaattgtctCGTTGGAGCACTTTCAGGAGGTGAACGTAAAAGAGCTTTGATCGCCATATCTATGATTAATGATCCagaaattttgattttagaTGAACCTACAACTGGGCTAGATTCAAATACagcattaaaaattatttacactttaaaaaaatatgcacAGGATCATAATTGTATGGTTATATCTACAATTCATCAACCTGGTGCCAGTCTTTTCAGCTACTTTGATGATTTAATTGTATTAGTGAAATTAGgagtattttatattggGCCATATAAACAATTAGAATCTTTTTTGGTTGAAAATGGGATCTCTACAGAATCAGAGTTATCGCTGCCGGAATTATTGCTCGTTATTATATCTGATCGTTCCAAGTTTCCCGAagctaaaaaaaataaatcgaatgttgaaaatatagttgaaaaaaacaatgcAACATGTAGAAACGAAAATACAGCTGTAATATGCAATAATTACAAGACTCTTGTTTTCAAACCTAAATTATATGATAGTTGGAAGATAATGAAGTATGCCGTTACGACTAAAAGTAAATACAAACAACGATCAATAAGTACAGGCAGCGCGGCGATACTTGGAATCATAGCGCTTTTTTTTGGAGCAATAGGTCTTTACAATAAGTCTTCTTCATCTGAACATTTGGATTTTTATGATGAGTTGAAACAATGCTCTTATGGTGAAATCTTGAGTTTCAGTTTTGGTGTAGTTAATCATTTATATCATGATATTGTGTCTATTTGGTATTTATTTCCACAAACGGGAACTTGTAAAGACGAACAATGTTTTCTTcttgaatatttaaacgGCAAATACACATATGGTACATATTTTATGGCAATACTTTATCATTGTCtaattagaaatttccttttcttttttatcaaattctGCATttgtcttttaatttttcgaAATATCTTATTTCATCCAATAGTGTTTTTAGTTTTCAGTATTTCGACTGCtatatacatttttttgtcCACTTTCAtatctatttttattggaTACAATGCCAagcttttttttacatgtTTGTTTATACAAAGTTTAGCAGATGTTATTATTGGCAAAGATTTACTTGAACTGGAATATGATGGtttcatttattatttaatatcaaGCATCCCAATAATCAATTATAGACTTTTTTTGAGAATGAGATGTTTTGGATTGGctgaaaaatttagaaataagaCTGCAATTTGTGAATTTTTGAATGAAACATGCGtcaaagaaattattaagaaCTCATATGAAGAAGGTGCAGCAAATACAATCATTTACAATACATTCGGCAAATGGGCAGATTTTATTACAGTTTTTTGTATGTTTGGatcttgtttatttttgattattgTCTTAACACtactttataaaatctacAGGATTCCTAATATGAGATTTAAGTTATCGAAATAA
- a CDS encoding V-type proton ATPase subunit d (VATL2): protein MNYEFETTEEYGYLISSIFGKKLCLYKEEDYNSLKQCENLEEFSIKLMKNYKFITEDMELTKNEIKKRLNMTLFYEYKSCLKSCQTDLLEIILNYWIGSHKIHNFFFLLQSKIADPDLEKSFEKIEIGHFDALKTLKFCKDMHDVRIYCVENSFLRNYFYKLKWATEFKDNDFQNSQALFLKYLMEDTFLQLKNREIFMKEILKTEADRYIVDLTINTLNIKTDRKALFPAITNFDGRTIDSFIKAETIEDVGRFKSTDFIEKELERYRESFNIHNDVTCVYSYLKLKEQEIKNILWIIECVLQDRRSELENIFGNK, encoded by the coding sequence ATGAATTATGAGTTTGAAACCACAGAAGAATACGGTTATTTGATCTCTTCTATCTTTGGTAAGAAGTTGTGTCTCTACAAAGAAGAAGATTACAATAGTCTGAAGCAATGTgaaaatttagaagaaTTTTCTATCAAATTgatgaaaaattataaatttataacagAAGACATGGAATTAACTAAGAAtgaaatcaaaaaaagacTTAATATGactttattttatgaatataaaagttGTCTAAAATCTTGCCAAACTGACctattagaaattattttaaattactgGATTGGTAGCCACAAGATacataacttttttttcttattgcAATCTAAAATAGCAGATCCCGATTTAGAAAAatcttttgaaaaaatcgAGATTGGCCATTTTGATGCTTTAAAAACTTTGAAGTTTTGTAAAGACATGCACGACGTGCGAATTTACTGCGTAGAGAATTCTTTTCTTaggaattatttttataaattgaaaTGGGCTACagaatttaaagataatGACTTTCAGAATTCTCaagctttatttttaaaatatcttatGGAAGACACTTTcttacaattaaaaaatagagaaatttttatgaaagaGATTTTAAAGACTGAAGCTGATAGATACATTGTTGATCTTACTATTAAcactttaaatataaaaactgATAGAAAAGCTTTGTTTCCTGCTATTACAAATTTTGATGGCAGGACTATTGATTCATTTATTAAGGCGGAGACTATTGAAGATGTAGGAAGATTTAAATCCACAGATTTTATTGAGAAGGAATTAGAAAGATACCGGGagtcttttaatattcaCAATGATGTCACATGTGTGTATTCATATCTTAAACTCAAAGAGCAAGAGATTAAGAATATATTGTGGATAATAGAATGTGTATTACAAGATCGTAGATCAGAATTAGAGAATATATTTggtaataaataa